ATCGCCCGGCCTCCTCCGCCCAGCGCTGGGGGTTGATCAGCTTGTCCACGACGTCGTCGACCACCTCGTCCAGGCCGCGGTGCAGATCGGCGACCGACGCGACGATGCCGTGGTCCTCCTTGATCTGCTCCATCGCCTCGTCCAGCTCCAGCAGGGCGTCGGCGAGGCGTTCGGACTCCTCCGGGTTCAGGTCGCCGCCCTCGATACGGCGCATGGCCTGGCGGTCCAGTGCCTCCTGGATGACCTCGACCAACGTCACCACGAGGGACAGCACTCCGTGTTTGAGGCTCTTCTCGTCGACGGTCAACGGCATGTCGTCCCCTTCTTCCTCCGCGTCATGTCACGTTCCTCGCGGCGCCGCTCACGCGGGCGCCGTCAGCCTGCCGACCGACTCGAACCGCCGGACCCAGGCCACGGGGTCGTCGGCCGAGAGCCGGTGTTCGTCGCCGCCGACGGTGCGCAGCAGCAGGACGCTCCCCTCACCCCCGGGCCCGTACCCCGGTGCCCGGCTCACCTCCGTCAGTTCGTCCGTGGCCAGCACCAGTGCGGGCCGGCCGTCCACCGGCGACTTCCAGGTCAGCCGGTCGGCCGTGAGCCGTGCCCGGCCGCCCCGCCACAGCGGACCGGACCTCCGCGGCTCCTCGTACCACAGGTGTCCGTCGGCGAGCGGAGGTTCCTCCTCGGGGACGCCGGGCGAGAGCGACGGCCCGAGGCTCCCGGCCAGGGAGCGGGTGAGCAGGTCGTGCAGGGTCTCGGGCTCCCGCGCGGAGATCAGCTCCCGCCGGCCGTCGGCCAACGCGACCTCCAGACGGAGGCGTTCCTCGCCGCCCACCGTCTCCTCGGGCCTCAGCCGCACGTCCCGTACGGCGTCCAGGTCCGTCTGCCAGAGCACTTCGCGCGGCTCGTCGCGCAGGACGACCAGGCGCCGGTCGGTGAGATACACGCTGCCGGGTCGCCATCCGTGGTAGACGCCGCCGCTCAGCAGGTGGCCGCCGCTCATCCGCCGCACGACGCTCTCGTCCTCGCGCAGTCCGAGGCCCCGGGGCACGGCGGAACGTTCCGCCCACTCCCTGGTGGCCTCGTCCCAGTTGCGCATCATGCCGTACTCCAGCATCGTCTCCATCCCCGCGATCGCCGCCCGCACCGAGACGCCGATCAGTGGGATGTCCGCTACGGCGACGATGAGGTCGAGGTGCAGCACCGCGCCCTTGTTGAGCAGCACTTCCACCAGGTCGTCCAGGGTCACCCGCGGTTCCCGGGTGGGACGCATCGGCGGCTGCTCACTCGCCACGGGGCTCGGCCTCCCGCTCGGCGGAACGCCGGGCGCGCTTGCTGTCGCCCTCGCGGTCACCCTTGTCGCCGTCGTCGTCCCTGCCGCCCTCCACGGCCGCGTCGTCGCGGCTCACGACGGCGGTCTGGCCGGACGCCTCCCGCATCTGCGCCTGCGCACTGCGCCAGCCGCACCAAGGGCACCACTGGTTCAGCAACTGCTCCACGGGGGCGCGCTTGCCGCACGCCGGACAGGACTCCTTCTCCTCGCGCGTCTCGCGCCACGCGGCGGTCTCGGTGTCCGTGCCGGAGGGGAACTCCAGCCCGTACCGGGCCGCCGTCTCGAAGGAGGCGAGGGCGGCCCGCAGGCGGATACCCAGCAGTTCGACGCCGGCGACCGAGACCATGATGTCGGCGTTGAGCACGAGGCCCTTGTCCAGAAGGGTCTCCACGACGTGCGCGAGGCTGCCCTCGCCGTCCCGCCGAGGCTGCATGGGGGCCGCACCGACGGCCGGAACCGTACGGGCGGAGGGCTCGCGCGCGGCGGCAGTGGCGGGAAACCCGCCCTCACCCGGGGAGGTTCTTCCGGTAATGCTGCTCATCCCACCCGCCTGTCCGGTCCCGCGCCTTTCATACCCGGCGACCGCTCGCGCACGGTGGCCCGCCGTGTGACACGGGGCACCGCGGGGGCCGGTCCGGCCCGTCACTCAACGAGCGCGTACACACCGATGATCACCACGCCGATCAGCATGTCCATGAATCCCGCCCGCAGAGACGACGCCCAGCGCAGGCCGGCGGTACGGGCCGCCGAGATGCCGAGGCAGAACAGGGCGACGGTGTTGAAGAACAGGGCGACGTCGGCGGCGGTCTCCTCGGACCACCAGTGCGCCACCGCGCCGAGCAGCAGGCACACGGTGGGCAGCGCGGCCGCGACGAGGGGCCACTCGGCCAGCACCGCGCGCAGCCGGCTCGGCC
The Streptomyces sp. NBC_01723 genome window above contains:
- a CDS encoding gas vesicle protein K produces the protein MPLTVDEKSLKHGVLSLVVTLVEVIQEALDRQAMRRIEGGDLNPEESERLADALLELDEAMEQIKEDHGIVASVADLHRGLDEVVDDVVDKLINPQRWAEEAGR
- a CDS encoding gas vesicle protein; its protein translation is MQPRRDGEGSLAHVVETLLDKGLVLNADIMVSVAGVELLGIRLRAALASFETAARYGLEFPSGTDTETAAWRETREEKESCPACGKRAPVEQLLNQWCPWCGWRSAQAQMREASGQTAVVSRDDAAVEGGRDDDGDKGDREGDSKRARRSAEREAEPRGE
- a CDS encoding gas vesicle protein yields the protein MASEQPPMRPTREPRVTLDDLVEVLLNKGAVLHLDLIVAVADIPLIGVSVRAAIAGMETMLEYGMMRNWDEATREWAERSAVPRGLGLREDESVVRRMSGGHLLSGGVYHGWRPGSVYLTDRRLVVLRDEPREVLWQTDLDAVRDVRLRPEETVGGEERLRLEVALADGRRELISAREPETLHDLLTRSLAGSLGPSLSPGVPEEEPPLADGHLWYEEPRRSGPLWRGGRARLTADRLTWKSPVDGRPALVLATDELTEVSRAPGYGPGGEGSVLLLRTVGGDEHRLSADDPVAWVRRFESVGRLTAPA